One segment of Alistipes finegoldii DSM 17242 DNA contains the following:
- a CDS encoding FtsK/SpoIIIE family DNA translocase, with protein MASKNTTNTTASKNGRQRIERSNSDSARWIAGLLLLFVGVFAASSVLFSFFSWAADQSGLQLSPEERLTLGVEPENLCGWAGAKLGRLLVDNSFGVFGILIPTMIILVGVRIIRQRPLLFNHSILSLFLIMILGSLTLGFAFGDKWSLCSSTGWGGAFGIETGALLHTHIGVFGTLILLVGCWILTGVFINRNFINKVNRAGNVMVDKSGRIVEIVKHKVVPGHLHAEEADGAVSAAATPAAPDAAGAAGTERAAEPEMPRAVRVPEPETPRAARTPDPEIVRPAREPEAAATQIVRGEEDDPFVEISSDGTPVGSEPAREAESAVRTDEDGEFIEVDLSRPEGRLVLGPGGLVELERPSTPSAAPSAGTPVRNMPVSDGPFTELTVGGDAGASSPAALAGAAPESLSGTASLAGTASLAGTASLAAAVSASGDAPAHGAGSAPEYESAPADASVSAGSAGAEGVVVTVEANEARMVDERAITTESYDPLKDLVNYSKPPVTLLEDYQSDSEVSDEEIFDNKTRIEETLKNFGIPIQRIKATVGPTVTLYEIVQAQGVKISKIQSLENDIAQSLKALGIRIIAPIPGKGTIGIEVPNRDKQVVSMYSAVRSLRFQESKAELPVVIGRTIQNENYVFDLAKMPHLLVAGATGQGKSVGLNAIITSLLYRKHPAQLKFVMIDPKMVEFSLYAKIERHFLAKMESEDDAIITDPRKAVYALNSLCTEMDNRLELCKKAGARNIAEYNEKFTSRRLNPHNGHRYLPYIVVVVDEFADLIMTAREVEGPVMRLAQKARAIGIHLIIATQRPDVKVITGGIKANFPARIAFRVMQMIDSRTIIDQPGANQLIGRGDMLFSKDGELTRIQCALVETKEVERVVDYISRQQGYTEAYPLPDYTPDADGGGSSLGSEESAPVKYDSLFAEIARDAVSGGNISTSMIQRNYEVGFNRAGRIMTQLERAGIVGRQQGAKPRDILFHDLPSLEAKLQDLGLF; from the coding sequence ATGGCATCTAAAAATACGACAAATACAACTGCTTCTAAAAACGGACGTCAGCGCATCGAACGCTCCAACAGCGACAGCGCCCGCTGGATCGCGGGCCTTTTGCTGCTGTTCGTCGGCGTGTTCGCCGCGTCGTCCGTGCTGTTTTCGTTCTTCAGCTGGGCCGCCGACCAGAGCGGCCTGCAACTCTCGCCTGAGGAGCGGCTGACGCTGGGCGTCGAGCCGGAGAACCTCTGCGGCTGGGCGGGCGCGAAGCTGGGACGCCTGCTGGTCGATAATTCGTTCGGCGTCTTCGGCATCCTGATTCCGACGATGATCATTCTCGTCGGCGTGCGGATCATCCGCCAGCGTCCGCTGCTGTTCAACCATTCGATTCTCTCGCTCTTCCTGATCATGATCCTCGGTTCGCTGACGCTGGGCTTCGCCTTCGGCGACAAGTGGAGCCTTTGCAGCTCGACGGGGTGGGGCGGCGCTTTCGGCATCGAGACCGGCGCCCTGCTGCACACGCATATCGGCGTCTTCGGCACGCTTATCCTGCTCGTGGGTTGCTGGATACTGACGGGCGTCTTCATCAACCGCAATTTCATCAACAAGGTCAATCGCGCGGGCAACGTCATGGTGGACAAGAGCGGCCGGATCGTCGAGATCGTCAAGCATAAGGTCGTTCCGGGACACCTCCACGCCGAGGAGGCCGACGGGGCCGTTTCTGCTGCCGCAACGCCGGCCGCGCCGGATGCCGCCGGGGCAGCCGGAACGGAGCGTGCCGCCGAACCCGAAATGCCGCGCGCCGTGCGCGTGCCGGAGCCTGAAACGCCGCGCGCCGCACGTACGCCGGACCCCGAAATCGTACGTCCCGCCCGTGAACCGGAAGCAGCCGCGACGCAGATCGTTCGCGGCGAAGAGGACGATCCCTTCGTCGAAATCTCGTCCGACGGCACTCCCGTCGGCTCGGAACCCGCCCGCGAAGCGGAATCCGCGGTAAGGACCGACGAGGACGGCGAATTTATCGAAGTGGACCTCTCGCGTCCCGAAGGGCGGCTGGTGCTCGGCCCCGGCGGACTCGTCGAGCTGGAGCGTCCCTCGACACCCTCGGCCGCACCTTCCGCCGGAACTCCGGTCCGCAATATGCCCGTTTCCGACGGTCCGTTCACCGAACTTACCGTAGGCGGAGATGCCGGCGCATCTTCTCCGGCTGCCCTCGCCGGAGCCGCTCCCGAATCCCTTTCCGGCACCGCATCTCTCGCCGGCACCGCATCTCTCGCCGGCACCGCATCTCTCGCCGCGGCTGTTTCCGCATCCGGAGATGCGCCTGCGCATGGAGCCGGCTCCGCGCCCGAATATGAATCCGCACCCGCCGACGCATCTGTTTCCGCGGGTTCGGCCGGTGCCGAAGGCGTCGTCGTTACGGTCGAAGCCAACGAGGCCCGCATGGTCGACGAGCGGGCGATCACGACCGAGAGCTACGATCCGCTGAAGGACCTCGTGAACTACAGCAAGCCGCCCGTGACGCTTCTGGAGGACTACCAGTCCGATTCGGAGGTTAGCGACGAGGAGATTTTCGACAACAAGACCCGCATCGAGGAGACGCTCAAGAATTTCGGCATTCCGATCCAGCGCATCAAGGCCACCGTCGGTCCCACGGTCACGCTCTATGAGATCGTGCAGGCGCAGGGCGTCAAGATTTCGAAGATCCAGAGTCTCGAAAACGACATAGCCCAGAGCCTTAAGGCGCTGGGTATCCGCATCATCGCGCCCATTCCCGGCAAGGGCACCATCGGCATCGAGGTCCCCAACCGCGACAAGCAGGTGGTGTCGATGTACTCCGCCGTGCGTTCGCTGCGTTTTCAGGAGTCGAAGGCCGAGCTTCCGGTGGTGATCGGCCGCACGATCCAGAACGAAAACTACGTCTTCGATCTGGCCAAGATGCCGCACCTGCTGGTCGCGGGTGCCACGGGTCAGGGTAAGTCGGTGGGACTCAATGCGATCATCACCTCGCTGCTCTACCGCAAACACCCCGCGCAGCTGAAGTTCGTGATGATCGACCCCAAAATGGTCGAATTCTCGCTCTACGCCAAGATCGAACGGCATTTCCTCGCCAAGATGGAATCGGAGGACGATGCGATCATCACCGATCCCCGCAAGGCGGTCTATGCGCTCAACTCGCTCTGTACGGAGATGGACAACCGTCTGGAACTCTGTAAGAAGGCCGGGGCGCGCAATATCGCCGAATACAACGAGAAGTTCACCTCCCGGCGGCTCAATCCGCATAACGGCCACCGCTACCTGCCTTATATCGTCGTCGTCGTCGATGAGTTCGCCGACCTGATCATGACCGCCCGCGAGGTCGAGGGACCCGTGATGCGTCTGGCGCAGAAGGCCCGCGCCATCGGCATCCACCTGATCATCGCCACGCAGCGTCCCGACGTGAAGGTCATCACGGGCGGTATCAAGGCCAACTTCCCGGCCCGTATCGCCTTCCGCGTGATGCAGATGATCGACTCGCGCACGATCATCGACCAGCCGGGCGCCAACCAGCTGATCGGCCGCGGTGACATGCTCTTCTCGAAGGACGGCGAGCTGACCCGTATCCAGTGTGCGCTGGTCGAGACCAAGGAGGTGGAGCGCGTCGTCGATTACATCTCCCGCCAGCAGGGCTATACCGAAGCCTACCCGCTGCCCGACTATACGCCCGATGCGGACGGCGGCGGCAGCAGTCTGGGCAGCGAGGAGTCCGCTCCGGTGAAATACGACTCGCTCTTCGCCGAGATCGCCCGCGACGCAGTTTCGGGCGGCAATATTTCGACCTCGATGATCCAGCGCAACTACGAAGTCGGCTTCAACCGCGCCGGTCGCATCATGACGCAGCTCGAACGTGCCGGCATCGTCGGCCGCCAGCAGGGGGCCAAGCCGCGCGACATTCTGTTCCACGACCTGCCGTCGCTCGAAGCCAAACTGCAGGACCTCGGTTTATTCTGA
- a CDS encoding formate/nitrite transporter family protein, whose protein sequence is MTRINTPKEVLALAGSSAADKLQNTAGKTLILAFLAGAYIAIGGLFSLMAGFGFPGAAEAPGFQRLLSGAVFPLGLILVVFTGAELFTGNNAVLMPGALARRYGWGKVARNWTLVWMGNLAGALFFTYFLVVLPGVLSSEMWREAACNIAQAKVSLPWSTVFLRGVGANWLVCLAVWLGMSANDVPGRMPGLFFPIMCFVVIGYEHCIANMFFIPLGMLLGAPVSAAELFAGNLVPATLGNIVGGGLFVGGLYWYLNRK, encoded by the coding sequence ATGACCCGAATCAATACCCCCAAAGAGGTCCTCGCGCTGGCCGGAAGCTCCGCGGCGGACAAACTGCAAAATACGGCCGGCAAGACCCTCATACTCGCATTTCTGGCCGGCGCATACATCGCCATAGGCGGCCTGTTCTCGCTGATGGCGGGATTCGGGTTCCCCGGAGCGGCCGAAGCGCCCGGATTCCAGCGCCTGCTGTCGGGCGCGGTATTCCCGCTGGGACTTATACTGGTGGTATTCACCGGAGCCGAGCTGTTCACGGGCAACAACGCCGTACTGATGCCGGGGGCGCTCGCCCGCCGGTACGGCTGGGGCAAAGTAGCGCGCAACTGGACGCTCGTGTGGATGGGGAATTTAGCAGGGGCGCTCTTCTTCACCTATTTTCTGGTGGTTCTGCCCGGCGTGCTGTCGTCGGAAATGTGGCGGGAAGCGGCCTGCAATATTGCGCAGGCGAAGGTATCGCTGCCGTGGAGCACGGTTTTCCTGCGCGGCGTGGGCGCCAATTGGCTGGTATGTCTGGCCGTATGGCTCGGAATGAGCGCCAACGACGTGCCGGGACGTATGCCGGGGCTGTTTTTCCCGATCATGTGCTTCGTGGTGATCGGCTACGAACACTGCATCGCCAACATGTTCTTCATCCCGCTGGGCATGCTGCTCGGCGCACCGGTATCGGCGGCGGAGCTGTTCGCCGGCAATCTGGTTCCGGCCACGCTCGGCAACATCGTGGGCGGCGGGCTCTTCGTGGGCGGGCTGTACTGGTATCTCAACCGGAAATAA
- the gyrA gene encoding DNA gyrase subunit A yields the protein MLTEEEKNAGLVGRIIPINIEEQMKSAYIDYSMSVIVSRALPDVRDGMKPVHRRILYDMSAELNLYSDKPTRKSARIVGDVLGKFHPHGDTSVYDAMVRLAQDWSMRYPLVDGQGNFGSMDGDSPAAMRYTEARMKKITDEVMADIDKETVDWTLNFDDTIPEPTVLPTKIPLLIVNGASGIAVGMATNMAPHNLSEVVDACCAYIDNPEITGEEMLQYIKGPDFPTGGIIYGYEGVREAMLTGRGRVMMRAKTDIEHTPSGRECIVITEIPYMINKAEMIKKIADMINEKKIEGISYINDESDRNGLRIIIILKHDAVASVVLNTLFKNTPLQTSFAVNNIALVNGRPQMLPMRDLVKHFVDHRHDVVVRRARFDLKKAEERLHIVQGLLIAQDNIDEIVHIIRSSQTPDAAKQTMIERFNLSDIQASAIIEMRLRALTGLEYGKLIAERDELTKQIAYLKEVLENVGMQMQIIKDELLEIKEKYGDERRSEIVYSSEEFNPEDFYADDDMVITISHMGYIKRTPLAEYRTQNRGGVGAKGSATRDEDFIEHIYVASMHNTMLFFTEKGRCFWLKVYEIPEGARSSKGRAIQNVIQIEPDDKVRAYINVKRLNDEEYVNNNFIIMCTKDGTIKKTKLEAYSRPRQNGVNAIVIREGDQLIEAKLTSGQAEVMIAARDGKAIRFNESTVRPIGRVGAGVRGISIEESDEVVGMICVEPDSKQDVLVLSENGYGKRTDLDEYRITNRGGKGVKTINVTEKTGKLISIQAVTDDNDLMIINRSGLTIRTAVSQIRLAGRATQGVRIINLREGDAIASVMAVPAAGDEDEEVQSAEVAATGNDATPEADRPAEE from the coding sequence ATGCTAACTGAAGAAGAAAAGAATGCCGGTTTGGTAGGACGTATCATTCCTATCAATATCGAAGAGCAGATGAAGTCGGCGTACATCGACTATTCGATGTCGGTCATCGTGTCGCGCGCGCTTCCCGATGTGCGCGACGGCATGAAGCCCGTACACCGCCGCATCCTCTACGATATGAGTGCGGAGCTCAACCTCTACTCCGATAAGCCCACCCGTAAGTCGGCCCGTATCGTCGGCGACGTGCTCGGTAAGTTCCACCCCCACGGCGATACGTCGGTCTACGACGCCATGGTGCGTCTGGCTCAGGACTGGTCGATGCGTTATCCGCTGGTCGACGGTCAGGGTAACTTCGGTTCTATGGACGGCGACTCGCCTGCGGCCATGCGTTACACCGAGGCCCGCATGAAGAAGATCACCGACGAGGTGATGGCCGACATCGACAAGGAGACCGTGGACTGGACGCTCAACTTCGACGATACGATTCCCGAACCCACGGTGCTTCCCACCAAGATTCCGCTGCTGATCGTCAACGGCGCGAGCGGTATCGCCGTCGGCATGGCCACCAACATGGCCCCGCACAACCTGAGCGAGGTCGTAGACGCCTGTTGCGCCTATATCGACAATCCCGAAATCACGGGCGAGGAGATGCTGCAGTATATCAAGGGCCCCGACTTCCCGACGGGAGGTATCATCTACGGCTACGAGGGTGTCCGCGAGGCGATGCTTACGGGCCGCGGCCGCGTTATGATGCGCGCCAAGACCGATATCGAACATACCCCCAGCGGCCGCGAGTGCATCGTCATCACCGAGATTCCCTACATGATCAACAAGGCCGAGATGATCAAGAAGATCGCCGACATGATCAACGAGAAGAAGATCGAGGGCATCTCCTACATCAACGACGAATCGGACCGCAACGGCCTTCGCATCATCATCATTCTCAAACACGACGCCGTCGCCAGCGTCGTGCTGAACACGCTCTTCAAGAATACGCCGCTGCAGACTTCGTTTGCAGTGAACAATATCGCGCTGGTGAACGGCCGTCCCCAGATGCTGCCGATGCGCGATCTGGTCAAGCATTTCGTCGATCACCGCCACGACGTGGTGGTGCGCCGTGCGCGCTTCGACCTGAAGAAGGCCGAGGAACGCCTGCATATCGTGCAGGGTCTGCTGATCGCGCAGGACAACATCGACGAGATCGTGCACATCATCCGTTCGTCGCAGACGCCCGACGCCGCCAAGCAGACGATGATCGAGCGCTTCAACCTGAGCGACATTCAGGCTTCCGCCATTATCGAGATGCGCCTGCGCGCCCTGACCGGACTCGAATACGGCAAGCTGATCGCCGAGCGCGACGAACTTACCAAGCAGATCGCCTACCTCAAGGAGGTGCTCGAAAACGTCGGCATGCAGATGCAGATCATCAAGGACGAGCTGCTCGAAATCAAGGAGAAATACGGCGACGAACGCCGCTCGGAGATCGTTTACTCTTCCGAGGAGTTCAACCCCGAAGATTTTTACGCCGACGACGACATGGTCATCACCATTTCGCACATGGGCTATATCAAGCGTACGCCGCTTGCCGAGTACCGCACGCAGAACCGCGGCGGCGTCGGCGCCAAGGGCAGCGCCACGCGCGACGAAGACTTCATCGAACATATCTACGTGGCCTCGATGCACAATACGATGCTCTTCTTCACGGAGAAGGGCCGCTGCTTCTGGCTCAAGGTGTACGAGATTCCGGAAGGCGCCCGCTCTTCGAAGGGCCGTGCCATCCAGAACGTCATCCAGATCGAACCCGACGACAAGGTCCGCGCCTACATCAACGTCAAGCGTCTGAACGACGAGGAGTACGTCAACAACAACTTCATCATCATGTGTACCAAGGACGGTACGATCAAGAAGACCAAGCTCGAAGCCTACTCGCGTCCGCGTCAGAACGGCGTGAACGCCATCGTCATCCGCGAGGGCGACCAGCTGATCGAAGCCAAGCTCACCAGCGGTCAGGCCGAGGTGATGATCGCGGCCCGCGACGGCAAGGCCATCCGCTTCAACGAGAGCACGGTGCGTCCTATCGGACGTGTCGGTGCGGGTGTCCGCGGCATCTCGATCGAGGAGAGCGACGAAGTGGTCGGCATGATATGTGTCGAACCCGATTCGAAGCAGGACGTACTGGTGCTGAGTGAGAACGGTTACGGCAAACGTACCGATCTGGACGAATACCGCATCACCAACCGCGGCGGCAAGGGTGTGAAGACGATCAATGTAACGGAGAAAACCGGCAAACTTATCTCCATTCAGGCCGTTACGGACGACAACGACCTGATGATTATCAACCGTTCGGGACTTACCATACGTACGGCAGTGTCGCAGATCCGCCTTGCGGGCCGCGCGACGCAGGGCGTGCGTATCATCAACCTGCGCGAGGGCGACGCCATTGCTTCGGTGATGGCCGTACCGGCAGCGGGCGATGAAGACGAAGAAGTACAATCCGCAGAGGTCGCTGCAACCGGGAATGACGCCACTCCCGAAGCGGACCGTCCGGCGGAGGAGTAA
- a CDS encoding tetratricopeptide repeat protein — protein sequence MKKVFLTVLAVALVAVTAVQAQKVNKSALVSKIEKSDADIADAKKGAKAATWINRGKAFYEAAIEPTKSLFVNMDAAMLKLAVGEPASTESVTLVNVPYEAWVYPWFTAYIKDGKIATWSQTQWVIEDAPAKAIEAYNKAYEMAPKTADKVKEGLKQISDFCSQVGNTGIDTGNYADAADAYALAFEAQSSPAHGNPEPALLYYAGYLRTVDGAANPASYVIGADYLNKALDLGYNDEEGNIYYYLFHCYYGQKDADKANVLKAKDALVAGIKKFPKNERILDGLVQLYTNPEDSVGDPADLVALIDAAIESNPENVDLWFGRGRIFFALKQYDESIASFQKVVELKPELFEGNYYLGVFYTIKADEMNKVMNEKQYSSQAAYDADLKAANAVYMEAIPWFEKAHELKADDFNTLDMLKQLCFRLRDEPGIQEKYDKYFPLWKAAKGE from the coding sequence ATGAAAAAAGTATTTTTGACGGTCCTTGCGGTGGCTCTCGTAGCAGTTACTGCCGTTCAGGCCCAGAAAGTAAACAAGTCGGCGCTTGTATCCAAGATCGAGAAGAGCGACGCCGACATCGCCGATGCGAAGAAGGGCGCCAAGGCTGCGACGTGGATCAACCGCGGCAAAGCCTTCTACGAAGCGGCTATCGAACCGACGAAGAGCCTTTTCGTCAATATGGACGCCGCGATGCTCAAGCTGGCCGTGGGCGAACCCGCCTCGACCGAATCGGTGACGCTCGTCAATGTTCCCTACGAGGCTTGGGTCTATCCTTGGTTCACGGCATATATCAAGGACGGCAAGATCGCGACTTGGAGCCAGACGCAGTGGGTGATTGAAGACGCTCCCGCCAAGGCTATAGAAGCCTACAACAAGGCTTATGAAATGGCCCCCAAGACGGCCGATAAGGTCAAGGAGGGGCTCAAGCAGATCAGCGACTTCTGCTCGCAAGTGGGCAATACGGGCATCGACACCGGCAATTATGCCGATGCCGCCGACGCCTATGCACTGGCTTTCGAAGCCCAGTCCAGCCCCGCTCACGGCAATCCCGAACCCGCGCTGCTCTACTATGCGGGTTATCTGCGCACGGTGGACGGCGCTGCGAACCCTGCATCGTACGTCATCGGTGCCGATTACCTGAACAAGGCGCTCGATCTGGGCTATAACGACGAGGAAGGCAATATCTACTACTACCTTTTCCACTGCTACTACGGCCAGAAGGACGCCGACAAGGCCAATGTCCTGAAAGCCAAGGATGCGCTGGTCGCCGGTATCAAGAAGTTCCCGAAGAACGAGCGTATTCTCGACGGTCTGGTGCAGCTCTATACCAATCCTGAGGATTCGGTGGGCGACCCCGCCGACTTGGTGGCGCTGATCGACGCGGCTATCGAGAGCAATCCGGAGAATGTGGATCTTTGGTTCGGCCGCGGCCGTATCTTCTTCGCGCTGAAGCAGTACGACGAAAGCATCGCATCGTTCCAAAAGGTCGTCGAACTGAAACCCGAACTCTTCGAAGGCAACTACTATCTGGGCGTGTTCTACACGATCAAGGCCGACGAGATGAACAAGGTGATGAACGAGAAGCAGTACAGCAGTCAGGCCGCTTACGATGCCGACCTGAAAGCCGCCAATGCGGTCTATATGGAGGCTATTCCGTGGTTCGAGAAGGCCCACGAGCTGAAAGCCGACGACTTCAATACGCTCGACATGCTCAAACAGCTCTGCTTCCGTCTGCGCGACGAACCCGGCATTCAGGAGAAGTATGACAAATACTTCCCGCTCTGGAAAGCCGCCAAGGGCGAATAA
- a CDS encoding AAA family ATPase — protein sequence MELTPDSLYIKYVRLKEEDETPQTYPYTVPALANFRRLEFRRPVTFIMGENGMGKSTLLEAIAVKAGFNPEGGSKNFRFATRASHSDLYEHVVLGRGLQPRDGYFLRAESFYNVATEIENVADGVLKYYGDKSLHQQSHGESFLALLGHRLFGHGLYIFDEPEAALSPSRQMYMLCRMKQLAEQGSQFIISTHSPIVMSYPDAEIYEITDRGLEPTELEETSHFRLMKRFILDRRGILRQMELEKE from the coding sequence ATGGAACTGACCCCTGATTCGCTCTACATCAAATACGTCCGCCTGAAAGAGGAGGACGAAACGCCGCAGACCTATCCGTACACCGTTCCGGCGCTGGCCAACTTCCGGCGGCTGGAATTCCGCAGGCCCGTGACCTTCATCATGGGCGAGAACGGCATGGGAAAATCGACGCTGCTCGAAGCCATAGCCGTCAAGGCGGGATTCAATCCCGAAGGAGGGTCCAAGAACTTCCGGTTCGCAACGCGCGCCAGCCATTCGGACCTTTACGAACATGTCGTTCTGGGACGCGGACTCCAGCCGCGCGACGGCTATTTCCTGCGGGCGGAGAGTTTCTACAACGTGGCGACGGAAATCGAAAACGTCGCCGACGGCGTACTGAAATATTACGGCGACAAGTCGCTGCACCAGCAGTCGCACGGCGAAAGTTTTCTGGCGCTGCTCGGACACCGGCTCTTCGGACACGGACTTTATATTTTCGACGAGCCGGAAGCCGCACTGTCACCCTCGCGCCAGATGTACATGCTGTGCCGGATGAAGCAGCTGGCCGAGCAGGGATCGCAGTTCATCATCAGCACCCACTCGCCGATCGTCATGTCCTACCCCGACGCCGAGATATACGAAATCACGGACCGCGGGCTGGAACCGACCGAGCTGGAGGAGACCTCCCACTTCCGGCTGATGAAGCGTTTTATCCTCGACCGCCGGGGAATACTGCGACAGATGGAGCTGGAGAAGGAATAG
- a CDS encoding MATE family efflux transporter has protein sequence MNMNREILRIALPNIVSNITVPLMGIVSTAIAGHWGSDTAATIGALAIGVSIFNFIYWNCSFVRMGTSGLTAQAFGAGNFRECTNMLVRALLVAGGMGLLMLLLQYPLGELALWGLNGNDMTREYFYARIWAVPAGILLFGFNGWFTGMQNALIPMFTAITVNVVHVLCSLWFAFGLDMGIVGIAYASVIAQWTGVALSALLLFACYRRILTGIDWAEVVNLKPLRTFFIVNRDIMLRTFCIVAVYTFFTGASARMDEPALLAVNTLLLQLFTLFSYMNDGFAYAAEALTGRFIGARDEGALRDCLRRCIAWGTVVSVLFVGIYIGWWRELVGLFVDSTAPNAATIVELAGEYIVWIILIPVASAMPFIMDGIMVGATETRVMRNSMFWATAAYFGIFYVGYAIIGNNALWLAFTLYMFLRGVLQYFMTHRLRSIYVKATV, from the coding sequence ATGAACATGAACCGTGAAATACTGCGCATTGCGCTCCCCAATATCGTCTCGAACATCACCGTGCCGCTCATGGGCATCGTCTCGACGGCGATCGCCGGGCACTGGGGTTCGGATACGGCCGCAACGATCGGCGCGCTGGCCATCGGCGTGTCGATCTTCAACTTCATCTACTGGAACTGCTCGTTCGTGCGCATGGGGACCAGCGGACTGACGGCGCAGGCATTCGGCGCGGGCAACTTCCGCGAATGCACCAACATGCTGGTCCGGGCGCTGCTCGTGGCCGGAGGAATGGGCCTGCTGATGTTGCTGCTGCAATACCCGCTGGGCGAGCTGGCCCTGTGGGGACTCAACGGCAACGACATGACGCGCGAGTACTTCTACGCCCGCATCTGGGCCGTGCCGGCGGGGATTCTGCTGTTCGGCTTCAACGGCTGGTTTACGGGAATGCAGAACGCGCTGATACCGATGTTCACGGCCATCACGGTCAACGTGGTCCATGTGCTGTGCAGCCTCTGGTTCGCATTCGGACTGGACATGGGGATCGTCGGCATCGCCTACGCCTCGGTAATCGCGCAGTGGACGGGCGTGGCCCTCTCCGCCCTGCTGCTCTTCGCATGCTACCGCAGGATACTGACCGGAATCGACTGGGCGGAGGTGGTGAACCTGAAACCGCTCAGGACCTTCTTCATCGTAAACCGCGACATCATGCTGCGCACGTTCTGCATCGTGGCCGTCTACACCTTCTTCACAGGGGCGTCGGCCCGCATGGACGAACCGGCGCTGCTGGCCGTCAACACGCTGCTGCTGCAGTTGTTTACGCTCTTCTCGTACATGAACGACGGATTCGCATACGCCGCCGAAGCCCTGACGGGCCGATTCATCGGCGCACGCGACGAAGGGGCGCTGCGCGACTGCCTGCGCCGCTGCATCGCGTGGGGCACGGTCGTGTCGGTGCTGTTCGTAGGCATCTATATCGGCTGGTGGCGCGAACTGGTGGGGCTGTTCGTGGACAGCACGGCGCCCAATGCCGCGACGATCGTGGAGCTGGCGGGAGAGTATATCGTATGGATCATCCTGATTCCGGTCGCCAGCGCCATGCCCTTCATCATGGACGGCATCATGGTCGGAGCGACCGAGACGCGCGTCATGCGCAACTCGATGTTCTGGGCCACGGCGGCCTACTTCGGCATCTTCTACGTCGGCTACGCGATAATCGGCAACAACGCGCTCTGGCTGGCGTTCACGCTCTACATGTTCCTGCGCGGGGTGCTCCAATACTTCATGACGCACCGCCTGCGGTCGATCTATGTGAAAGCGACAGTCTGA